Below is a window of Impatiens glandulifera chromosome 2, dImpGla2.1, whole genome shotgun sequence DNA.
ttaattcacaTATAGGGTGTATAAACTACTCTAAGAAAATACTCTAttcctcaaaaaaaaaaaaaaaaaaaaaaaagttaagtaaCCTAAGTTTATagattctaaaaataaaaaatacgaaGAAATGAAACTATTGTTTGTTCATGAATATTCATGAATAAGTGAGAATAAGTGAGAgatgatgaagaaaataaatgaagcaACATTTGTGAATAAGTgaaaaaaatagtgaaaaataataattatatttataatatgtattaagaaattaaggttttgattttttaatatttctcttAGATAATATGAGTGACATAGATTTTGGAGAGGGTGAATAAAAGTATTTGTTTTagactttaatattaaaataaataaatattatatatattacgaGGTTCAAATAAACTTGAAAAtgaattaaacatttattatataaaattgaataaaaattaacctTGAGTCGAATTTTGATAGATCATTCATTGATCTCAATTCACTTACTCATTTACATCCTACTAGTACATTCATGattattttgagatatattaattagtataaaaaaaCATACCAATAAATAAAtcgataataataatttaatatatgaattaaatgcTATTAAATTGATAGTCTTAACATTCCTAAAtgattgaataattttatttaatagttttatttttcaatatatatatatatatatattaacattccTAAATGATtgagtaattttatttaatagttttatttttcaatatatatatatatatatatatatatatatatatatatatatatatatatatataaattctttgcaaaataatttttacattacACTCTGtatcatttaaaaaagataatttataatttttgatagtctgatatttgagttattcaaatatatagagattaaaaatataaaatcaaactcttagaaaattttatttgaatcagGTAATTGTGAATGATATTTTGTTGAGTTGGTTATAGTGTTTTTCTGTGTTAAACCTTACATTTCTAttgtacaataaaaaataattatcaacgCAAAAACACTTTAACACAAATGGATACAATTAAactgtttttaataaatttatcaaataagtgTCTAAAAAtcaatcttttaattttatttcgtttcctaatattatattatattatttttatttataacgtcatatttgtataattttttttttatgtaatttaacattttataattagaaaCAATTGGTTTGCACATATAACATATGGCACGATTGTTCATGCCTACTACTCTTCTAAATTTGTTGAACTTTATATCATACTATTAAACACAATACAAATCAAAATCCACACAATGTACATGTATTAGTAGACACTATATTTGTGGcatataatttttaacaattataaaagtattattttacaCAAACTATAGAATATATATCCTCGGACAATTTCTAAAATTCAACCTCATGAGAtggaataatgaataaataagttcatagaaaatttatttatttatttatttttagcaAAAATTAAAGTCTAACTAGAAAAcagaaataacaataaaatatttttaacaacatttttataatgctttatattttaaataaaagttattaatttttcattaacttttaaaatgtataattttcttGAGATAAGTATGAGATATAAGTCAACCGAAAAAGTTAAGTAAACAAtagttttcatttaaattatataaattaggtaaattttgataaacttgaatatgcatatatattagACAAATACTTGCTGAAAGTTAGAGTTTAAGAATGGATTGTAGGGAGACTATgcaaaataatcataaatttcataataaagttatgaaaaaactcttattaaatgactttttatgTTATAAGAATAAACAACTTCAACAAtgccttattttttttttatatattctttttcactttgaaaatttgaaacatattgattaaattttataaaactgaaaaaatacatttttaagtaaacttaatttataaaagcGGGTAAAGTTGAGCCCAATTATCACGTGTCAATATTCAAAGTCCGGTAGAAATtggattataataatttttcattaatctataacatgaaaaaattagtaaagaataaaattattttattaatacatattttttaataatataacttttttcaattattgaaatatattaaattagcaAAAGTTGTGaactaaaatattaactttttatatctAAGGTAATTATCTTGAAAGAATACAAATGATAAGGATACATTTgccatttttgttgttgttgataaaataaagtagtaactcacaaaaataataatgtctTTTATTGCTAATACCGGTATGTGTAATTAagcaatattatatatatattataaataaaaacaaaacaaattaatgtaatttttttattaaatattcagtaattattaatatttaaaaaataagagactaccaaataaaagaaaaatattttaaaaaaagaagaagataatatgcaataaagagaataaaatatttaaaacttaattaatattattatttataaagccatatttttaaatgagtcaatatatatctaaataaaaagttttataattaaaaaaaaaacattttataaagatatatttcaaaattaatcaatttttaacTAGATATATtcaatttgtaataatatatatatatctaaatgaAAAGTTGTACAATTATGTAtgcaaattaaatttgaataaataaatatttaagtttttaacttaattattttattataaaataaaatattttaaaatttatcaatatatatttctttttgaataaaattaatatttttatttataaatatatttagaatttattttatctagaatttatgaaataaatattaatcaaatcacataacaaatatttagaataaaatattttaagataatgatattattttgaaatatttaatatgattaatacttttatatatatatatatatatatatatatatatatatatatatatatatatatatatattctttttataatttattattaaaatatacaataattattttaattaataaaaaaaattatttataaaataattacataatattaagaaaatcattcacaattttaataatatattaaaaataaaattatatattattttttttgatatttttaataagatttaacaatttgaatttatatatatataaattgaaattattaatcttatttaaaaattaattaattttaaaatattttattttataataaaataattaaattaaagtatgaAATATAATGAAATTGCAGTTGTTGGGTGGGTGGCTTTATGGCTAAACTGCTTTGGAAATATgagttgtattaattaataataaagatatcTACCTGATGTCTTAGTTTCAAAGACATAAGGACAAATATGAACTAAAATTCATTTTTCAGTATATATATTTGACCCCTAACCAAATTTATTTgtcaaatatgatatttttctcactaattattttaattaaaatagattatatatataataaaaatggtcATTTATAACATAAGAGAAGGTGTCAACAAAGATATCTAAACTAATTTGAGCTATAACAAAACAATGATAATTTATAAGTCCATCCATGTCTAAATTCCCCACATTAtcataaaaaaagtattttaaaaaggCATCCCAAGAGCAACAACAATTCTTAGCATATTTATTAATAgcaattaaaacattataaCTAAGCATGGTGTATCATAGTACatagttatatataatgaaaggaAATAAAACCCATGGAGACTAGTTGGATATATTATGGGATTGCTTGTGAGGATGGAGACGAATGGGGAGACCTTCAACAGGCCTTGGAGTAGGATCAATTACTATTTTCTCATCCGGTATTTGTTTCTCGATCTTGAATCTTGTCACCAAATTATGAACAAACACGAGCGTTATTTGTCGAGCATACTCACTTCCAGGGCACACACGAGGCCCTCCTCCAAAAGGAAAGAATGTGAAAGGAGCCGGTCCGTTTCCTTCGAATCTTGATGGATCAAACTTCTCAGGATTAGGgaaatattttggatttttatgaGTAGAATGGGTAATCACATGCAACTGAAAAATAGTTAGACAAATCGTTATGTTATGTTACGAAACTATGAAAAAATAGTAAGTAGGTATCGACATTTTGATAAGTATGAACTAGTCTAGAATCTAGATCTTACCTTCCATCCTTTTGGCACCAAATACCCATTGTAAGTGAAGTCGGTAATAGCTTCTCTAAACATCCCCAAGGAAGGTGGCATTATCCGGAGTGCTTCATTCACCACATTCATTGAATACTTCATTTTCTTTAGGTCATCCAAAGTAAGCAATTCACCTTCCTTCTTTGACTTTGCAATTTCCAATTGCTCTGTccaaaaatttgtttttaacaaaCATTGTAAATATTCATTTGTCTAAGAGATCCAACATGTCCAAAACAAAATGATTTGAATAACTAGTCTTTCttaataaatttgacaaaattaaGGTAAGTTCTCTTTGGAAAACTAACATCTAACTAATCTTATAATCAAAGGAACAACTATATATATCCCTTTGGTTCCAAGCCAGCCATCAGTCAcataatgagattaaatttgataaaatcaaTGAGGATCATATATGGTTAggcatgtataataaatatgaacaaataaaatttacaatgtGTACCTTTTAAGACCTCATTATACACATGAGGGAGCTCGGCTAGATACAAGGTTACGAATACCAAACCGACATTGAGAGTATGAGTTCCAGCATAGAAAACTCCCAGCATAACACTAGCTATGTCGGAGGCAGTCATGAAGTTATCATAAAGCTCATTACCCTCTATCATATACGAAAGTAAATCGCGGTTCAATTCTTCACTCGTTCGGTTTGTTTCATTCATCCTCTCCATGACCATTTTCTCGATTTCTTTCCTCATAACCTTTGAAGCCTTAATCGCACGATTGAAAGTTGTACCCGGTAAATTAATAGCCATGGAGATAGCACCGAGGGATACATCTCGAAATGACTTTCTTAGCTCTTCCACTCTTTCCTCATCCCGAATGCTTAGAAACATTCGACAAGCCAAAGTAAACGTGTACTTTGACATAGCTGGCGCGACTTTGACTTCATCGCGGTTCCAATCCATCTTCATATGATTCCTCGTAACTTCATCTATTATGGGAATGTACTCTTGAAGAGCTTCTTGTCTAAGGAAACGCAATATGATTTTTCGCGTCTTGGGGGCATCTTCCTTCATGAATTCATCATTGGATTGGGGAAAGATTTTGTTTATTGAATTGGGCCACCAAAGTTGGACCAGCTTGTGTTCATTGGAGAACAAAAATTTGTTGCCCTCAGCCCCACATAGAATAGCCATGTGTTCACCCAAAAGGGATGTCTTGAAGATCCCGGTTGGATTTTTTTCGCCACCATTCCTTTCGTGCTCAAATTTTTCGGGCACGCCACGCCACAATTTGTCGAAATAATCAAGGGTTTCTCCTAAAAAAGGCCAACCTCTGCTTCCTGGTGGGAGTGAAGTCGACGATTTCaagtttggtttggtttttgaTCCTCTAAAGAAAGTGTAGAACACGAAAATAGATGAAAGGAACAATGAAAGAAGCAAGAAGATGTCCATTTTGGAGATAAAAGTTTGCACTGTGATGGAAAAAGGCTGATGGTTGtcttttataatattgtaatctTTAATACAAAATCCTTGACAAATATCATGAATCCACATTACCTGCCAAAAAGAGATGAATTAAATCTTACTATAATACATTAGTcgtgatttaattttttatctattttgatTTCGTGAATCTAATTTTGATTCACATAATTTCTTTTGCACATCTCATTGAGCATTTGGAACCATAAAGATTTCATTTTGTCAAAGAAAAAAGAAgtgaatttgtaaaattaaattatcaattgtttttataatctaATCTAAAAATTCATTTACTTTTCACCTAACAaacttatttaatcaaattttactttaattatttttaaaagtgtttgaaataaataaaataattaataatactatatttgtatatagttattattttaatttataatattacatataaaatgtcatttgaaatttaagtaatatatttaacacaatttatattttgttttttctattttaaatgatttatatattataaataaatgagaataatttaattacaattaaactaattaagcactatcaaattaaaaataaaaactattaattattatattttgtattaatattttaaaattattaattattcctataaatatataaaaataaatctataaaatataataaatactagttaataatatatatatatatatatattatgatatattttattattttattttttaatattaatatagttgtacatttattttatacaaaatactATGTTATTATtgctaaataaaaataataattaatgttattatttattaaaaaaataattatattatttttgataaaaaaattattagataaaaattaaaataaaataatttttaaaagttaaaaatatatatatttatattgaattaaaagTGATAACTCTTAAAGTTACTCAACTATATATTATACTTATCtaatagtataaaaaataaaattaaacatcttatactttaaactataatttaaaattcatacaaattatagagagaaaatattattttcatttctaataaagtattattagttataaattataatgataagTGAATGTAATATTTATGGAGGggcaaaaaaaatattttaaaagtaaatttaaaattattattaaagataagtataaaaaattttTATGGATAACAAATGTGTAAATTCATTTAGAATGTAATATTTATGGAGgggcaaaaaaaatatattttaaaagtaaatttaaaattatttttaaagataagtaagtataaataaattttatggaTAACAAATGTGTAAATGCATTTAGAATTTGACAAAAACAAATGTgggtaataaatgaaaaagattttgataatcttgaaaatagttgaaattatattcttaaaatttatctttaaaatatgtCCTAATATGAGAAATAACCATTGACTAACTTGTTCCATTAGGACGGACGTATTGGctgaggtgggcttaagcccaccccaaTTTTTTTGAAACTAAATATGAGTTTAGTTTTGTATTAAATCTGTATAAGCATAGGTCACCTGATAGATATAagaattagaatttgaagagagAATTGATATTTGGGTGAGATTTGAGGgaaagagtttgtttgatttttgtttaaaaaatttttattttgatttaattattttttaaaaatttattaattattttatctttcaaatatataagataaaaatataagattttaccttttaaatatatgtgatataaagataaaataaaaaatattataagagtattttttatttaatgaataaaagaaatgacgAGATAGATAaagtgaaatgaaaaaaatattaaattttgaataaatttttgataaaaacataatatcaaaaaaactcttagatatttttattatcattattaatatatatttatttttaaaatttatttgattataattatttgtgtgatagatttttttataagtattttttctctttaaaattgtttttatttgttttaatccaaataatatttacaataaataactaattttttaaaaataattaacatttagaTAACCTTAAAGACATAtaccaatatttaaaaaaaaaaattataacaatatttttataccaACTAATacgataatatttttaaatcacatatttttttaattttttgagctaattaaaaaaaaaatcatttttgaaGACCACCCTAACTATATTTTGTGGGTCCTTCCCTATCtattagaatataaatatatctaaaaaaaaaacttatattttgtaTCCTATTAATCCCAAAATTAGTTATGATGTATATATGATCAACAACAGTAGAAAATAcaattaactattaatgaacAAGATCAACACAAAACTTTGTGGTTGTAGAGACAAATTAGAAATATGTAGGTTACCAAAGATAAAAGTCTTTATATGTCAATCCAAACCAAAACAGAGCAAttgtatttgatattttgagaTGGAATTGAATGAGAAAACAGAACCAGGTTTATTTTATTCaccccaaaaccaaaaccataaaCATAACATATTGTTACTAATTTTTCCTGTAAGCAATGTAATCAGCAAGAGCAATCAATGGAGTAGCTTTCTTTTGATCAAAGTCAGAAAGATGACCTTTTGCCTCATTGTTCAATTCTTCAGCAAATTTACGAGATTTCTCAATCCCAAGTAGCTTC
It encodes the following:
- the LOC124925094 gene encoding dammarenediol 12-hydroxylase-like; the protein is MDIFLLLSLFLSSIFVFYTFFRGSKTKPNLKSSTSLPPGSRGWPFLGETLDYFDKLWRGVPEKFEHERNGGEKNPTGIFKTSLLGEHMAILCGAEGNKFLFSNEHKLVQLWWPNSINKIFPQSNDEFMKEDAPKTRKIILRFLRQEALQEYIPIIDEVTRNHMKMDWNRDEVKVAPAMSKYTFTLACRMFLSIRDEERVEELRKSFRDVSLGAISMAINLPGTTFNRAIKASKVMRKEIEKMVMERMNETNRTSEELNRDLLSYMIEGNELYDNFMTASDIASVMLGVFYAGTHTLNVGLVFVTLYLAELPHVYNEVLKEQLEIAKSKKEGELLTLDDLKKMKYSMNVVNEALRIMPPSLGMFREAITDFTYNGYLVPKGWKLHVITHSTHKNPKYFPNPEKFDPSRFEGNGPAPFTFFPFGGGPRVCPGSEYARQITLVFVHNLVTRFKIEKQIPDEKIVIDPTPRPVEGLPIRLHPHKQSHNISN